The segment CAGATGCTGGAAGCCGCCACGGAGGAGTTCGGAAGCCGCGGCTACGCAGCCGCCTCCCTGGCCGCCGTCGCGGAACGCGTCGGAGTCACCAAGACGCTGCTGCACCAGTACTTCGGCACCAAGGAAGACCTGTACGTCGCTTGCCTGGCGCCCGTCGGGGACAGCCTGCTCGACACGATCCGCACGGCCATGGGCGAGGAGGGAACGACCCCCCACACTCCCCTGCGGGTGCTCCGCGGCATCTTCGTCGCACTGGAGGGACGCCGGGAGGCGTGGTTCGTCCTCTACGACCGTTCCCTGCCGCCCGGCGGTGAGGCGGCCCGGACGGCGGCGATCTACCGGACGGCCATCGACGCGCTCGCGGCCGACGGCACCATCGAGCTGCTGCGCGCCGCCGGATCCACCGACCCCATGGACGCCGACGTGCTCCGCCACGTCTGGACGGACCTGGTCGGCACCCTCGTCCGCTGGTGGGTCAAGCATCCCGAGGAGACACCGGAGGCCATGACCCGGCGCTGCGCCCGCCTCTTCACCGTCGCCGCCGCACTCACGGTCGACCCCGCGCCCCCGAGCTGACCGGAGGACCGTACGACGGCGAAGCCGGAGGAGCAGGAGGCCGCGGGCGGACTGAGGAGTAGCGACGGCTCATCCGGGACGCCCCCGCCCGGGCAGCGGACTTCGCCCACCCCTTCGCGCGCGGCATGGAAGGGGCCGTCCGCGCCGTGCGGCTCTCTTCACCGGTCACATGCCGGTGATGTCCCTGGCCCGCTGGAGCACGGAGTCGAGCGCGGCAACCCCGCCGTCGCGCCGCCTCGCGCGCGCCGCCCGGTCCTCCGGAACCAACCGTTCGGCGGTTCGCACGGCGTAGGCGTCCGGGTCGCCGAAGGCGGCCCGCGGATGCTCACCCGTCTCCCCGCAGTACGTCGTGACCTCCTTGACCGCCCGGAGCACGACCGCCCGGTCCACGCCCGGCTGCATGGCGAGCCGTACCTGGAAACGCGCCATCCACTTCTCGCGGTCCTTCTCTCCCGCAGCGTCCGTCGTCCGGTCCTTCTTCGCCACGTGTTCTCTCCCGTGTGATCGGCAGCCGTCCGTCATGGAGTGGGACGTCGAGGCGGTCCGGTGAGTTGCCCGAGCGAGACGCCTTCGGGCCGCCGGCGACACCCTGCCCTGGCCCGGAGGCCCGGAATCTCACCTGCTCACGCTTCATCTGGCGTTGACCAAGGGCGAGTTCACGGCGTACCGCGATCTGGCCGCGGGCACCCGCCCGCAGCAGGGCGGGACCGCCACCGTGTGGTCGCGTAGAGGGACCAAGGCTCCATCCACGATGAGCACAGTCTCCTTGCGGAACCGCTTGCGCGGCCGGAGCGCGAGCAGGGGGCCCAGGTGTCTGATGACGCGGTCGGCCGCAGCCTGCGATGCCCCAAGGGACGGGGCAAGCTGACGCAGCGTCAAGTTCGTGCACCCGTACGCCGTGACCGGCAGCACCCGATCCTCCGGCGACAGCCCCCACGGCCTACCCCGCCGCAGGGCGCAGCGCGGTCACCACCTTGGGGCCTCGCTCTGACTGCACAATGCTCAGGGCACCGCTGGGGCCGGCACGAGGATCTGATGAGGAGCAGGGCGTGGGGAGTCTTTTGAGGAGCGTCTCCGGGATCCGCTGGGGAGAACTGCGCGATGCGACAGGGGCTGCCGCTGACGGGATTCCCCCTCTGCTGTCGCGGATCGCCTATGGGGATGAAGCCACGGCCCGCATCGCCATCGATGACCTGGGCGATGCCATCTGTGCGCTGGGATTCGTCGTCGGCGAGGCAACAGCTCCCACGGTCCCCTTCCTTCTCGAACTGGCCGGGTCCCCGCACGTGGCCTGCAAGGCCGAGCTGCTGGACCTGCTGGGAAGCATCTACCAAACCGACCCATGGCACTCCGCCGCTGGGGCGGCCCAGGTCCGTGACCACGACGCTGGTCGCCAGCGGCAATCCGGCTGGGAGGCAGCCGCAAGGACAGCCGTGTACGCAGGCCGGTCAATCATCGAGGGCGTCGCCTCCTCGGTCCGGCCGGAGGACGCGACGCCGGCTCGGAAGTTGCTGCAGGTGATGGACGGCACCCTGCCGCGCCCGAAGTCATGAGCGGCCCCTTGTGGGACAGCGCTCAGTCCGCCGTCACCCCCCAGTAGCCGATCGCCGACGGCTCGCCGTCCTCGTACAGGACGGTGCAACGGCCGAGGCCACGACGAGGGAAGAGCTCGTGGTCGGCCTGCAGGGAAGCCTCCCACTCCGCAACGGTGGGCCTGCCGTGAGGACACCAGGTGTGAAGCTCTTCCTCCGTCACCGGGCGCATGTAGGGGCCGTTTTCGGGCTCCGTCGCATCGACCGTGTGGACCTGGTCCAGGACGGTGGCAGTGCCACCGGTGAAGATGAACTCGGCCCAGTCCTCGCTCTCCCATAGCTCCGTCACGGTGCGGCCCGGGAAGCCGTGGTCGTCCTTGGCCAGTTCCGCCTCCTGGGTCCGGCGGAACGCGACCTCTAGGTCAACGTCGTACGGTCCCGTCTGCCACCAACAATTGCCGCCCATTGATCCGTCTGCCCCTCACTCTCGTGTTCGAGCCGAAGCCTAGACCGGCGCAAGAGCGGAGCGACGGAGAAGCCCAGCTCTCAAGCGGGCTGAGGCCGCCCGTGATCCGGACGATGAAACGTCTCCCAACAGCGCGGTCGACCTGCTTGAGCCCTGTCAGCTCCAGGTACCAGTCGTACGGAGCGAGGCCTGAGCCCAGGGCCTGAGCGGTCTCTCGACCTGACGCGCCAGGAGTGATCGGCCGGTCAGCTCCTCGGTCGTGTATCGAATATGGATCTTGAGAGGCAGCGGTCGTTCGACTGCGAGCCGCCGGTGAGCCAGGGTCAGGGCGCCTCTTTCAGGCGGGTGAGGGTGAAGACCAAGGACTCGACGTGCTCGGGTGAGC is part of the Streptomyces sp. NBC_00250 genome and harbors:
- a CDS encoding TetR/AcrR family transcriptional regulator translates to MATPRSKAGTKGVPQHLRRQQMLEAATEEFGSRGYAAASLAAVAERVGVTKTLLHQYFGTKEDLYVACLAPVGDSLLDTIRTAMGEEGTTPHTPLRVLRGIFVALEGRREAWFVLYDRSLPPGGEAARTAAIYRTAIDALAADGTIELLRAAGSTDPMDADVLRHVWTDLVGTLVRWWVKHPEETPEAMTRRCARLFTVAAALTVDPAPPS